The genomic region TCGACAGCTCGGTCGAGCGGCTCCAGGTCAAGGCCGAAGGCTTCGTCGAGGGCCGCCACGTCGTCACCTGCAACGGCCGCCGCCTGCCGATGACCCCGACCGGCCGCTCCGGCGAGGCCGTGGCCGCCGTCCGCTTCAAGGCCTGGCAGCCGGCCTCCGGCCTGCACCCGACCATCCCCGTCCACGCGCCGCTGACCTTTGACCTGATCGATACCTGGAACGGCCGCTCGCTCGGCGGCTGCGTCTACCACGTCGCCCATCCCGGTGGGCGCAACTACGACACCAAGCCGGTCAACACCTACGAGGCCGAGGCCCGGCGGCTGGCACGCTTCCAGGACCACGGCCACACCCCCGGTCCGATGCAGCCGCCGCCCGAGGAACGCACAAATGAGTTTCCGCTGACCCTCGACTTGCGGACCCCGCTCCTGCAATGAGTATGATGGTGGGGCACGGAGAGGGGCATGGCCGAGGGCGCAGCCGAGCAGGACGACAAGGCGGGGAAGGCGCAAGACCAACGTGAAGGCCAGCGTGAAGGCCAGCGCCGCCTCGCGCAATGGGTCCGCGACTATAGCCGGCTGCCCGGTATCCCCGACGAGTTCTTAGGCCCGGACGGCACCCCGCGCGCGGTCTGGAGCCGCTTCTTCGACGCCTTCGGCGCGCTGGCGCCCGACGAGATCGAGCGGCGCTTCGGCATGGCCGACCGTCACTTGCGCGAGGCCGGCGTCACCTACCGCGCGCCCGGCGACGGCGCTGACCGGCCCTGGTCGCTCAGCCACCTGCCGCTATTGATCGATGAAGCCGACTGGCAGCAGCTCTGCGCCGGCATCACCCAGCGCGCCGAGCTGCTCGAGCGCGTGCTGCGCGACATCTATGGCGAGGGGCGCCTCGCGGCCGAAGGCGCGCTCCCGGCTGCGGCGATTGCCGGCAGTCCCGAATATCTCCGTCCGGTCTGCGGCGTGCCGCCGCCCGGCGGACGCTATCTCTCGATCTATGCCGCCGATGTCGGCCGCGGACCCGACGGCCGCTGGTGGGTGCTCGGCGACCGCACCCAGGCGCCATCGGGTGCGGGCTACGCGCTGGAGAACCGCCTTGTGCTGTCGCGCGCCTTCTCCGATCTCTACAAGTCGATGAACGTGCCGCGCGTCGCGCCGTTCTTCGAGGCGTTCCGCGACAGCTTGCGCGCGCGCGCCGATCGCGACGAGCCCAGGATCGGCGTGCTCACCCCCGGCAGCTTCAGCGAAACCTATTTCGAGCATGCGACGCTGGCGCGCTATCTCGGCTTTCTCCTGGTCGAGGGCGACGATCTCGCGGTCAGCGACAACCGGGTCCACATCCGCACCGTCGCCGGCCTGAAGCGCTTGGATGTCCTCCTGCGCCGGGTCGATTCCAACTCGCTCGACCCGCTCGAGCTCGATGCCTCCTCGCGGCTCGGGGTGCCCGGCCTGATCGACGTCTTGCGCAAGGACGGCGTCGTCGTCGCCAACATGCCGGGCTCGGGCGTTCTGGAGGCGCGGGCGCTGCTCGGCTTCCTGCCGGCGCTGAGCCGCCGCCTGCTCGGCGAAGACCTGAAGATGCCGCACATCGCGACCTGGTGGTGCGGCCAGCGCGTGGCGCGCGACGAGGTGCTGGCGCGGCTCGACGAAGTTGCGATCGAAGGCGCCTATCGGCGCGGCGTTCCCGGCTTCGACTCGCTTGGTCCGGTGCTCGCGAGCGAGCTCGACGCGAGCGGACGGCAGCGCCTGATCGATGCGATCAGCGCGCGCGGCATGGACTATGTCGGCCAGGAGGTGGTGCGGCTCTCGACCATGCCGGTGTGGGAGCAGGGCCAGATCACGCCGCGCCCCTTCGTGCTGCGCGTGTTCGCGGCCGCAACTCCGGACGGCTGGGCCATCATGCCCGGCGGCTTCTGCCGAATCGCCGAGCAGCCGGACGCGCGCGCGGTGTCGATGGGCGACGGCGCGCGCGCCGCCGACGTCTGGGTGGTCTCCGACAAGCAGGTCTCGACCGCGACCTTGCTGCCGGCAACCGACAAGGTCCGCATCCGCCGCATCGCCGGCGTGCTGCCGAGCCGCGCCGCCGACAATCTGTTCTGGCTCGGCCGCTATCTCGAGCGCGCCGAGGCGACGCTGCGCCTGGTGCGCGCGCTTGGTTCGCCGAGCGGGCCGAACAAGGGCACCGCGGCCTCGGTGCAATCGGCCGAACGCATCCAGCGCCTGCTGGTGGCCTGGGGCGCGGTCTCGCAAACCTCGCGCGCGGCCGCGGGGCGCATCG from Bradyrhizobium sp. CB1015 harbors:
- a CDS encoding circularly permuted type 2 ATP-grasp protein → MAEGAAEQDDKAGKAQDQREGQREGQRRLAQWVRDYSRLPGIPDEFLGPDGTPRAVWSRFFDAFGALAPDEIERRFGMADRHLREAGVTYRAPGDGADRPWSLSHLPLLIDEADWQQLCAGITQRAELLERVLRDIYGEGRLAAEGALPAAAIAGSPEYLRPVCGVPPPGGRYLSIYAADVGRGPDGRWWVLGDRTQAPSGAGYALENRLVLSRAFSDLYKSMNVPRVAPFFEAFRDSLRARADRDEPRIGVLTPGSFSETYFEHATLARYLGFLLVEGDDLAVSDNRVHIRTVAGLKRLDVLLRRVDSNSLDPLELDASSRLGVPGLIDVLRKDGVVVANMPGSGVLEARALLGFLPALSRRLLGEDLKMPHIATWWCGQRVARDEVLARLDEVAIEGAYRRGVPGFDSLGPVLASELDASGRQRLIDAISARGMDYVGQEVVRLSTMPVWEQGQITPRPFVLRVFAAATPDGWAIMPGGFCRIAEQPDARAVSMGDGARAADVWVVSDKQVSTATLLPATDKVRIRRIAGVLPSRAADNLFWLGRYLERAEATLRLVRALGSPSGPNKGTAASVQSAERIQRLLVAWGAVSQTSRAAAGRIVAEALQSEARFGSALSLVRAAQRTATSLRERLSPDAWQVITEMAERLAIEVEDDDSVLSAAELTLQELASFAGLAQENMNRAAGWRFLDIGRRVERAINTTRFTRQFAYDEAGDEDLDILLTLVDCQITYRSRYLLAPILAPVRDLAVLDGYNPRSVAFQVTTLNEHIAALPSLKEHGLIEKPQRLAVAMQAMLATAEAEKLEVKTLFALEQDLLSLAEAIGQHYFPHGPNAARPEKLTGLA